A portion of the Punica granatum isolate Tunisia-2019 chromosome 7, ASM765513v2, whole genome shotgun sequence genome contains these proteins:
- the LOC116215175 gene encoding transcription factor bHLH93-like, translating to MEFYGPGYMEDQSLMFQRHELCDANDVPPEMNDLFSGAWSIDQYLNGSIYPNTGFLGQEDYFSAFSEVYGQFGDHLFVPQATDSSPFSPWKIADSSSSLNVDSPPFPLVEEQFPWHPLAEEEELDVMMSGFRALEEPGACKLEPAEEPLERVLGSSSGAELRVRRKGRPKKAGGQPSKNLMAERRRRKRLNDRLSMLRSIVPKISKMDRTSILGDTIDYLKELLQNINNLQHQLEWGPNQLNIMDILKDMRPNEMLVRNSPKFNVERRNVDTKIEVCCAMKPELLLSTVNRLDSLGLEIEQCVISCFNDFAMQASCSHQQVPEHQMEVINPEDIKQALFKNAGYGGRCL from the exons atggAGTTCTATGGACCAGGCTACATGGAAGATCAGAGCCTAATGTTCCAAAGACATGAACTCTGTGATGCAAATGATGTTCCCCCGGAAATGAACGATCTCTTCTCTGGTGCTTGGAGCATCGATCAGTACTTAAATGGAAGTATTTACCCAAACACAGGTTTTCTTGGCCAGGAAGATTATTTCAGTGCCTTCAGTGAGGTCTATGGCCAATTCGGGGATCATCTCTTCGTGCCCCAGGCCACTGATTCTTCCCCGTTTTCGCCTTGGAAGATCGCTGACTCCTCGAGCAGCCTGAATGTGGACTCGCCGCCATTCCCCCTTGTGGAGGAGCAATTCCCGTGGCACCCCTTGGCAGAAGAAGAGGAATTGGATGTCATGATGAGTGGCTTCCGGGCTCTCGAGGAGCCAGGAGCTTGTAAGCTGGAGCCTGCCGAGGAGCCGTTGGAGCGAGTTCTGGGTTCTAGTAGCGGGGCTGAGCTGCGCGTCAGGAGGAAGGGTCGGCCTAAGAAGGCAGGTGGACAGCCCTCGAAGAACCTGATGGCGGAGAGACGGCGTAGGAAGCGGCTCAATGACCGCCTCTCGATGCTTCGGTCAATTGTTCCAAAAATCAGCAAG ATGGACAGGACATCTATACTCGGTGACACGATCGACTACCTGAAAGAACTGTTGCAGAATATCAACAATTTACAGCATCAGCTCGAATGGGGTCCGAACCAGTTAAACATTATGGACATTCTAAAGGACATGAGGCCAAACGAGATGCTCGTGAGGAACTCACccaag tttaATGTTGAAAGGAGAAATGTGGATACGAAGATTGAAGTCTGCTGCGCAATGAAACCAGAGTTGCTGTTATCGACCGTCAACAGATTGGACTCATTAGGCCTCGAGATCGAGCAGTGTGTTATCAGCTGCTTCAATGACTTCGCAATGCAAGCTTCCTGCTCTCACCAGCAG GTACCGGAGCATCAGATGGAAGTGATTAATCCGGAGGACATAAAGCAAGCGTTGTTCAAAAATGCAGGATATGGAGGAAGATGTTTGTAG